A window of Dickeya zeae NCPPB 2538 contains these coding sequences:
- a CDS encoding ABC transporter substrate-binding protein: MMRLLTGLLLLVLTLLGQVQAAEQVTLRMAWWGGNSRHQATLAAIDAFQKKYPGITVKAEYTGWDGYLSRLTTQIASGQEPDVMQINWNWIPIFSRTGTGFYDLNTLKDTLKLQDFPADALTTVDGKVNAISTSLNGLVMYYNVDTWKKAGLAYPTTWEELFQAGKVFKEKLGDNYFPLASPAQDSGEGLLELLNTYMTQKFNIGMIDEQNKRFNYTEAQWLEAFRFYKRLVDEHVIPSTKYYNAFGKAGVFETRPWINGEYGGAQLWASVVKKYAEPLAPPAKLELGPYIMTPGSDNPGQFFKPSMLFAISKNSGHPKEAALLLNFLMNEPEGSLLMGTERGVPLSRVARQALQDNQKLDTQDLAVKGLMQALEKPMQTPVSSYIEDPQLSSLILQTVEQLDYGNKTVEVSARTFSDAGNRILKRVIR; this comes from the coding sequence ATGATGAGATTACTGACAGGATTACTGTTGCTGGTATTGACCTTGCTGGGCCAGGTTCAGGCAGCGGAACAAGTAACATTGCGTATGGCCTGGTGGGGAGGTAACAGCCGCCATCAGGCTACGCTGGCTGCTATTGACGCATTTCAGAAGAAATACCCGGGAATTACCGTTAAAGCAGAATATACCGGCTGGGACGGCTATCTTTCACGCCTGACGACGCAAATCGCCAGCGGGCAGGAACCGGACGTTATGCAGATCAACTGGAACTGGATCCCGATTTTTTCCCGTACCGGTACTGGCTTTTATGACCTCAATACACTGAAAGACACCCTGAAATTGCAGGATTTCCCCGCCGATGCGTTAACGACGGTCGATGGCAAGGTGAACGCTATCTCGACCTCACTGAACGGGCTGGTGATGTACTACAACGTCGATACCTGGAAAAAAGCCGGACTGGCGTATCCCACCACCTGGGAAGAGTTGTTTCAGGCTGGCAAGGTGTTCAAAGAAAAGCTCGGTGATAACTACTTCCCACTGGCTTCCCCGGCGCAAGACAGCGGGGAAGGGCTGCTGGAACTGCTCAACACCTATATGACGCAGAAATTCAATATCGGCATGATTGACGAGCAGAACAAGCGCTTTAATTACACCGAAGCACAGTGGCTGGAAGCGTTCCGTTTCTATAAACGGTTGGTGGATGAGCATGTTATTCCATCGACCAAGTACTACAACGCCTTTGGCAAGGCGGGAGTCTTTGAAACCCGGCCGTGGATTAACGGTGAGTATGGCGGGGCGCAATTGTGGGCCTCGGTAGTGAAAAAATACGCTGAGCCGTTAGCACCGCCAGCCAAACTGGAACTGGGGCCGTACATCATGACGCCCGGCTCGGATAACCCCGGGCAGTTCTTCAAGCCCTCCATGCTGTTTGCCATCAGCAAAAACAGCGGGCACCCGAAAGAGGCGGCACTGTTGCTCAATTTCCTGATGAATGAACCGGAAGGCAGCCTCCTGATGGGGACCGAACGTGGCGTACCGCTCAGCCGGGTGGCACGACAGGCACTACAGGATAACCAGAAACTGGACACGCAAGATCTGGCGGTGAAAGGGCTGATGCAGGCGCTGGAAAAACCCATGCAAACCCCGGTGTCTTCGTATATTGAAGACCCGCAACTGTCC
- a CDS encoding glycoside hydrolase family 28 protein: MTLSFRTYQPAADGITPDTARFQQALDDLDAQGGGTLVVESGRYLLGGLRLPSNCCLQLDEGAELIASACYDDFAHTTTLSVAELSDRAFLYARQQRNITLCGKGKITGSADAYFSAQPDEQGYRLPAQHRPRIVVLEDCEQITIQDITIEHAPMWTVHLVSCRQVNVERLTVDNDMTMANTDALNLDSCQDVIVHDCHLSAADDALCIKTTAKPPAMQYKAQRMTVSHCRLRSRSCALKIGTETFADIEDLNVSHCTLYDSNRGIGLISRDGGAFRRICFSDITVECVTAPPCHWGKADPIFISVRYRDPTIEPGVIEQVRFARITGVSEGAINLHSTPAGYVRDIHFEDITLTQQSGDSTEQGLYDVRPPCNPARPTGMGLDNAYLVNPDTGRAYGVEVYPGGMPALFARGINGLTWHNMTLQRPSPLPVGWNRDAIIELAE, from the coding sequence ATGACGCTATCTTTTCGTACTTACCAACCCGCCGCCGATGGCATTACCCCGGATACCGCACGCTTCCAGCAAGCACTCGACGACCTGGACGCACAGGGCGGCGGCACGCTGGTGGTCGAGTCGGGACGTTATTTGCTAGGGGGCCTGCGGCTTCCTTCGAACTGCTGCCTGCAACTGGATGAAGGCGCGGAGCTCATCGCCAGCGCCTGTTATGACGATTTTGCCCACACCACAACGCTCAGCGTGGCAGAGCTTTCCGATCGTGCATTTTTGTATGCACGCCAGCAGCGCAACATCACCTTGTGTGGAAAAGGAAAAATTACTGGCAGCGCCGATGCCTATTTTTCGGCACAGCCCGATGAGCAAGGCTATCGGTTACCCGCACAGCATCGGCCGCGTATTGTGGTGCTGGAGGACTGTGAGCAGATTACGATACAGGATATCACTATCGAACACGCCCCGATGTGGACCGTCCATCTGGTGAGTTGCCGTCAGGTCAACGTTGAACGCCTGACGGTGGATAACGACATGACGATGGCCAACACCGACGCGCTCAATCTCGACAGTTGTCAGGATGTCATCGTCCACGATTGTCATCTAAGCGCCGCCGATGATGCCTTGTGCATCAAAACCACCGCCAAGCCCCCTGCCATGCAATATAAAGCCCAACGTATGACCGTCAGCCACTGCCGGTTGCGCTCACGCAGCTGTGCGCTGAAAATCGGTACCGAGACCTTTGCCGATATCGAAGACCTGAACGTCAGCCACTGTACTCTCTACGACTCCAACCGGGGGATCGGCCTTATTTCCCGCGATGGTGGTGCGTTTCGTCGAATTTGTTTTAGCGATATCACGGTCGAATGCGTCACTGCGCCGCCGTGTCATTGGGGGAAAGCAGACCCGATATTCATCTCGGTACGCTACCGCGATCCAACGATCGAACCGGGGGTTATTGAGCAGGTTCGCTTTGCGCGGATAACCGGTGTCAGTGAAGGGGCTATCAATCTGCACAGTACGCCAGCAGGTTATGTCCGCGATATTCATTTCGAGGACATAACGCTGACACAACAATCAGGCGATAGTACGGAACAAGGCCTGTACGACGTTCGCCCGCCCTGTAACCCGGCCCGCCCCACCGGCATGGGACTGGATAATGCGTATCTGGTTAATCCGGATACCGGGCGCGCTTATGGCGTGGAGGTTTATCCGGGGGGAATGCCTGCGCTGTTTGCGCGCGGCATCAACGGGCTGACATGGCACAACATGACGCTACAACGCCCCTCCCCGTTGCCTGTCGGCTGGAACCGCGATGCGATTATTGAACTGGCAGAGTAG
- the queD gene encoding 6-carboxytetrahydropterin synthase QueD produces MPTTLFKDFQFEAAHRLPHVPDGHKCGRLHGHSFMVRLEITGEVDPYTGWVMDFAELKAAFKPTWERLDHHYLNEIPGLENPTSEVLARWIWQQLKPTLPLLSAVTVKETCTAGCIYRGEED; encoded by the coding sequence ATGCCAACCACACTGTTTAAAGACTTCCAGTTTGAGGCCGCACACCGGCTTCCCCATGTGCCGGACGGCCATAAATGCGGCCGCCTGCATGGGCATTCGTTCATGGTTCGTCTGGAAATTACCGGTGAGGTCGATCCTTATACCGGCTGGGTGATGGATTTCGCCGAATTGAAGGCGGCGTTCAAGCCGACCTGGGAGCGGTTGGATCACCACTACCTCAACGAGATCCCTGGGCTCGAAAACCCAACCAGCGAAGTGCTGGCGCGGTGGATCTGGCAGCAGCTTAAACCGACACTGCCGTTACTCAGCGCCGTGACCGTCAAGGAAACCTGCACCGCCGGGTGCATCTACCGCGGCGAAGAGGACTAA
- the queE gene encoding 7-carboxy-7-deazaguanine synthase QueE, giving the protein MRYPINEMFQTLQGEGFFTGVPAVFIRLQGCPVGCSWCDTKHTWDTLPERQISLAEVLVKHGESDAWSSSSVEELLQQITQQGYSARHVVITGGEPCIHDLTPLTQALEQQGFSTQIETSGTHEVRCSSACWVTVSPKVNMRGGLAVLDQALQRADEIKHPVARERDIEALDGLLARLDDDKARVVALQPVSQKEDATRLCIETCIARNWRLSMQTHKYLNIA; this is encoded by the coding sequence ATGCGTTACCCGATTAACGAAATGTTCCAGACCCTGCAGGGCGAAGGTTTTTTTACCGGCGTCCCGGCGGTGTTTATCCGTCTACAAGGGTGCCCGGTAGGGTGCAGTTGGTGTGATACCAAACACACCTGGGACACACTGCCAGAGCGGCAGATCTCACTGGCGGAGGTGCTGGTTAAGCACGGGGAAAGTGATGCCTGGAGCAGTTCCAGTGTCGAGGAGCTGTTGCAACAGATAACGCAGCAGGGGTACAGCGCCAGACATGTGGTGATTACCGGCGGCGAGCCTTGTATTCATGATTTAACGCCGTTGACGCAGGCGCTGGAACAGCAGGGATTCAGTACCCAGATTGAAACCAGCGGCACCCATGAGGTGCGTTGCTCATCAGCTTGTTGGGTGACGGTGTCTCCCAAAGTGAATATGCGTGGCGGTCTGGCGGTGTTGGATCAGGCGTTGCAACGGGCGGATGAAATCAAACACCCGGTGGCGCGTGAGCGGGATATCGAGGCATTGGATGGGTTACTGGCGCGACTGGATGACGATAAGGCGCGGGTTGTGGCCTTACAACCCGTCAGCCAGAAAGAGGATGCCACCCGGCTGTGTATTGAAACCTGCATCGCCCGCAACTGGCGTTTATCGATGCAGACTCACAAATACCTGAATATCGCCTGA
- a CDS encoding MBL fold metallo-hydrolase has product MTLLKPLAVFCLSLSLVSTFAHAEAVAQVKTQPGYYRIMVGQYEITALSDGTNTMPMDKLLTRTPREKIVSLLDASYLKPQVETSINAFLINTGKNLILVDSGTGALGGKTTGKTLSNLKAAGYKPEQVDTVLVTHLHADHFGGLVSDGKLVYPNAVIYVNQKDTDFWLSQDNLKKAPKDKKAGFERVQEVFRHIREAGKLRTFTDNQSLPANIIAVPTPGHTPGHTAFLVNSDGQKILLWGDIVHAEAVQMPLPDTAITFDSDSDQAVRTRDALLKETVKQGYWVAGAHLPFPGIGHVAAQHDASGKTNGYRWLPVNYSLSGL; this is encoded by the coding sequence ATGACGTTATTAAAGCCTCTGGCTGTTTTCTGTTTATCACTTTCTCTGGTGTCGACTTTCGCCCATGCCGAAGCCGTCGCGCAAGTCAAAACCCAACCCGGTTATTACCGTATCATGGTCGGGCAATATGAAATTACTGCCTTGTCTGATGGCACCAACACCATGCCAATGGACAAATTACTCACCCGCACCCCACGGGAGAAAATTGTCAGCCTGCTGGACGCCAGTTACCTGAAGCCACAGGTGGAAACCTCCATCAATGCCTTTCTCATCAACACCGGCAAAAACCTGATTCTGGTCGACAGTGGCACCGGGGCTCTGGGAGGGAAAACCACCGGTAAAACCCTGAGCAACCTGAAAGCCGCAGGTTATAAACCGGAGCAGGTTGATACCGTGCTGGTCACCCACCTGCACGCCGATCACTTCGGCGGGCTGGTTAGCGACGGCAAGCTGGTTTACCCCAACGCCGTTATTTATGTGAACCAGAAAGACACGGATTTCTGGTTGAGTCAGGATAATCTGAAAAAAGCGCCCAAAGATAAAAAAGCCGGATTTGAACGCGTGCAGGAAGTGTTCCGCCATATCCGTGAGGCTGGCAAACTCAGAACATTTACCGATAACCAGTCGCTGCCAGCCAATATCATTGCCGTACCGACACCGGGTCACACCCCCGGCCATACGGCATTTTTAGTCAACAGCGACGGGCAGAAAATCCTGCTGTGGGGAGATATCGTCCATGCTGAAGCGGTGCAAATGCCACTACCGGATACCGCTATCACCTTTGACTCCGATAGCGATCAGGCGGTTCGCACCCGCGATGCGTTGCTGAAAGAGACGGTAAAACAAGGCTATTGGGTGGCTGGCGCACACCTGCCATTCCCCGGTATTGGTCACGTCGCGGCACAGCATGATGCCAGCGGTAAAACCAACGGTTATCGCTGGTTACCGGTGAATTACAGCCTGTCGGGATTGTGA
- a CDS encoding glycoside hydrolase family 105 protein — MTIFPVKHSALLRQPEYVISRDELKALICRVTDNLVNIEDKTGEFLLRLDDGRVIDTKGWAGWEWTHGIGLYGIYQYYRQTGDERMRAIIDDWFTARLEEGTPTKNVNTVCPFLTLAYRYEETGDSRWVPYLERWAEWVMYDMPRTHKDGLQHIVYNSENTDQLWDDTLMMSVLPLAKIGKLLNRPEFVEEATYQFLLHVQYLMDRQSGLWFHGWTFDGNHSFAQARWARGNSWLTIVIPEFIELLDLPEGNATRRFLIQVLESQVDALTKYQDDSGLWHTLLDDPNSYLESSATAGFAYGILKAVRKRYIDRRYAEVAEKAMRGVLANISESGELLNVSFGTAMGKDLDYYRQIPLTSMPYGQAMAILCLSEYLRVYL, encoded by the coding sequence ATGACCATTTTTCCTGTAAAGCATAGTGCGCTGTTGCGCCAGCCCGAATACGTTATCTCACGGGACGAGTTAAAGGCATTGATTTGCCGGGTGACCGACAACCTTGTCAATATCGAAGATAAAACCGGCGAATTCCTGCTGCGTCTGGATGACGGGCGGGTCATCGACACCAAAGGGTGGGCAGGTTGGGAATGGACGCACGGCATCGGGCTGTATGGCATCTACCAGTATTATCGCCAGACCGGTGACGAGCGGATGCGCGCTATCATCGATGACTGGTTTACTGCTCGACTGGAAGAGGGAACGCCGACCAAAAACGTCAACACGGTATGCCCGTTTTTGACGCTGGCCTACCGCTATGAAGAAACCGGCGACAGTCGTTGGGTGCCGTATCTTGAACGCTGGGCAGAATGGGTGATGTACGATATGCCGCGTACCCACAAGGACGGGTTGCAGCATATTGTCTATAACAGCGAAAACACCGATCAACTGTGGGACGATACCCTGATGATGAGCGTGTTGCCGCTGGCGAAGATCGGCAAACTGCTTAATCGCCCTGAATTTGTGGAGGAGGCGACTTACCAGTTCCTGCTGCATGTGCAGTACCTGATGGATCGTCAAAGCGGCCTGTGGTTCCACGGTTGGACTTTTGACGGCAACCACAGTTTTGCCCAGGCGCGTTGGGCTCGCGGCAACAGTTGGTTGACCATCGTTATTCCGGAGTTTATCGAACTGCTGGATTTGCCGGAAGGTAACGCCACCCGACGTTTTCTGATTCAGGTGCTGGAGAGCCAGGTCGATGCGCTGACGAAGTATCAGGATGATAGCGGTCTGTGGCATACCCTGCTCGATGACCCTAATTCTTATCTGGAAAGCTCCGCGACTGCCGGGTTTGCCTATGGCATCTTGAAAGCGGTACGCAAACGCTATATCGACCGTCGCTACGCAGAGGTAGCGGAAAAGGCGATGCGTGGCGTACTGGCAAATATCAGTGAGAGCGGTGAGCTGCTCAACGTCTCCTTCGGGACGGCGATGGGGAAAGATCTGGATTACTATCGCCAGATTCCGCTGACCTCCATGCCGTATGGTCAGGCGATGGCGATTTTGTGTCTGTCAGAGTACTTGCGCGTTTATCTGTAA
- a CDS encoding MFS transporter yields MKTRKIGLANYLAYGSGDFLGAGTTALTAGWLLYFYTTFCGLTPIEATFIFAMARVLDAVVSPLMGFLTDNFGSTWLGKRFGRRKFFILLGIPCVFSYSLMWVGHMDYWYYLLTYLLFDVIYTMVLVPYETLVPEMTDDFKQKTKFSGARIALAQLSAILAAFLPGILLGHFGKDNAVSFFYASLVFSVICACVLTLVYLFTWERSRDQMSEASLRAEKERQSLTLGQSLKRLNIELLSTLRIRIFRQHLGMYLGGYIAQDVFNAVFTYYVVFVLMQSPTVASNLMGTMAILQFISVIAMIPLCIKFGPAPSYRMVVCLFGVSALSYGFLYYSGMHSAFSLLLLVSGLAGLGRGGINYVPWNTYTYIADVDEVITAQRREGIFAGIMTLTRKASQAGAVMLVGIVLQLSGFVSGQSVQAPGVSHTILTVLCFGTVAVLALGFLVSLRFKLNLQTHEVLRQETAKMREAGRIVPEKITPEARETVEMLAGMPYESLWGNNNIGYLNRHKAPARPIARGTPHHGVH; encoded by the coding sequence ATGAAAACACGTAAGATTGGGCTGGCGAATTATCTGGCCTATGGTTCCGGCGACTTTCTCGGGGCCGGCACCACGGCGCTCACCGCTGGCTGGTTGCTCTATTTTTACACCACGTTTTGCGGTCTGACGCCGATTGAGGCGACCTTTATTTTTGCTATGGCCAGGGTGCTGGATGCCGTCGTCAGCCCATTGATGGGCTTCCTGACCGATAACTTCGGTTCGACCTGGTTGGGTAAGCGTTTCGGGCGTCGCAAATTCTTTATTCTGCTTGGTATTCCTTGTGTCTTCAGCTACAGCCTGATGTGGGTCGGCCACATGGATTACTGGTATTACCTGCTAACTTACCTGCTGTTTGACGTGATCTACACCATGGTTCTGGTGCCGTATGAAACGCTGGTGCCGGAAATGACGGATGACTTTAAACAAAAAACCAAGTTTTCCGGCGCGCGTATCGCGCTGGCACAGTTGTCGGCCATTCTGGCCGCGTTTTTGCCGGGCATTCTGCTGGGGCATTTCGGTAAAGATAACGCGGTGTCTTTTTTCTACGCCAGTCTGGTGTTCTCAGTCATTTGCGCGTGTGTACTGACATTGGTGTATCTGTTTACCTGGGAGCGCTCACGCGACCAGATGTCTGAAGCCTCATTACGGGCGGAAAAAGAACGTCAGTCACTGACGCTCGGACAGAGCCTCAAGCGCCTCAATATTGAACTGCTGTCGACGCTGCGCATTCGCATCTTCCGCCAGCATTTAGGGATGTATCTGGGCGGTTACATCGCGCAGGACGTATTTAATGCGGTGTTCACGTATTACGTGGTGTTCGTGTTGATGCAAAGCCCGACGGTGGCGTCAAACCTGATGGGGACGATGGCTATCCTGCAATTTATCTCGGTGATCGCGATGATCCCGTTGTGCATCAAATTTGGTCCGGCACCGTCTTACCGCATGGTGGTATGCCTGTTTGGTGTAAGTGCACTCTCGTATGGCTTCCTCTATTACAGCGGGATGCATTCGGCGTTTTCGCTGTTGTTGCTGGTATCTGGTCTGGCCGGTCTGGGACGTGGCGGCATCAACTATGTCCCGTGGAATACCTATACCTACATTGCCGATGTGGACGAGGTGATCACTGCACAACGTCGTGAAGGGATTTTCGCCGGGATTATGACCTTGACCCGTAAAGCCTCTCAGGCGGGGGCGGTGATGCTGGTGGGGATCGTTTTACAGTTATCCGGTTTTGTTTCTGGTCAGAGCGTGCAGGCACCGGGCGTCAGCCACACCATTCTGACGGTGCTGTGCTTTGGGACTGTCGCCGTACTGGCATTGGGTTTTCTGGTATCTCTGCGCTTTAAACTGAATCTGCAAACCCATGAAGTGTTGCGGCAGGAAACGGCGAAAATGCGCGAAGCTGGCCGTATCGTACCGGAAAAAATTACGCCTGAAGCGCGTGAGACGGTGGAGATGCTGGCGGGTATGCCTTATGAGTCGCTGTGGGGGAACAACAACATTGGTTACCTCAACCGCCATAAAGCGCCAGCCCGGCCAATAGCCCGTGGAACGCCTCACCACGGCGTCCATTGA
- the eno gene encoding phosphopyruvate hydratase — MSKIVKVIGREIIDSRGNPTVEAEVHLEGGFVGLAAAPSGASTGSREALELRDGDKSRFLGKGVTKAVAAVNGPIAQAVLGKDAKDQAAIDKIMIDLDGTENKSNFGANAILAVSLANAKAAAASKGLPLYAHIAELNGTPGKYSMPLPMMNIINGGEHADNNVDIQEFMIQPVGAKTVKEAIRMGSEVFHNLAKVLKSKGMNTAVGDEGGYAPNLGSNAEALAVIAEAVKAAGYVLGKDITLAMDCAASEFYKDGKYVLAGEGNKAFTSEEFTHFLEDLTKQYPIVSIEDGLDESDWDGFAYQTKVLGDKIQLVGDDLFVTNTKILKEGIEKGIANSILIKFNQIGSLTETLAAIKMAKDAGYTAVISHRSGETEDATIADLAVGTAAGQIKTGSMSRSDRVAKYNQLIRIEEALGDSAPFNGLKEVKGQA, encoded by the coding sequence ATGTCCAAAATCGTTAAAGTCATTGGCCGTGAAATCATCGACTCACGCGGAAACCCGACTGTTGAAGCGGAAGTTCACCTGGAAGGTGGTTTCGTTGGTCTGGCTGCTGCACCGTCAGGCGCTTCTACTGGCTCCCGCGAAGCGCTGGAACTGCGTGACGGCGACAAATCCCGTTTCCTGGGCAAAGGCGTTACTAAAGCCGTTGCTGCGGTAAACGGTCCGATTGCACAGGCTGTTCTGGGCAAAGACGCTAAGGATCAGGCTGCTATCGACAAGATCATGATCGATCTGGACGGTACCGAGAATAAATCCAACTTCGGCGCTAACGCCATTCTGGCTGTTTCTCTGGCTAACGCCAAAGCCGCTGCCGCGTCTAAAGGCCTGCCGCTGTATGCTCACATCGCTGAACTGAACGGCACCCCGGGCAAATACTCCATGCCGCTGCCGATGATGAACATCATCAACGGTGGTGAGCACGCCGACAACAACGTCGACATCCAGGAATTCATGATTCAGCCGGTTGGCGCGAAAACTGTTAAAGAAGCCATCCGTATGGGTTCTGAAGTGTTCCACAACCTGGCAAAAGTACTGAAGTCCAAAGGCATGAACACTGCTGTAGGTGACGAAGGTGGCTATGCGCCGAACCTGGGCTCCAACGCTGAAGCGCTGGCCGTTATCGCTGAAGCGGTAAAAGCAGCCGGTTACGTGCTGGGCAAAGACATCACTCTGGCGATGGACTGTGCAGCGTCTGAATTCTACAAAGACGGTAAATACGTTCTGGCTGGCGAAGGCAACAAAGCGTTCACCTCTGAAGAATTCACTCACTTCCTGGAAGACCTGACCAAACAGTACCCGATCGTTTCTATCGAAGACGGTCTGGACGAATCTGACTGGGACGGTTTTGCTTACCAGACCAAAGTGCTGGGCGACAAAATCCAGCTGGTGGGCGACGACCTGTTCGTCACTAACACCAAGATCCTGAAAGAAGGTATCGAGAAAGGCATCGCCAACTCCATCCTGATCAAATTCAACCAGATCGGTTCTCTGACTGAAACGCTGGCTGCTATCAAGATGGCGAAAGATGCAGGCTACACTGCCGTTATTTCTCACCGTTCTGGCGAAACTGAAGACGCTACCATCGCTGACCTGGCGGTAGGTACGGCGGCTGGCCAGATCAAAACCGGTTCTATGAGCCGTTCTGACCGTGTTGCTAAGTACAACCAGCTGATTCGTATCGAAGAAGCACTGGGCGACTCTGCACCGTTCAACGGCCTGAAAGAAGTGAAAGGTCAGGCTTAA
- the pyrG gene encoding glutamine hydrolyzing CTP synthase — protein MTTNYIFVTGGVVSSLGKGIAAASLAAILEARGLNVTIMKLDPYINVDPGTMSPTQHGEVFVTEDGAETDLDLGHYERFIRTKMTRRNNFTTGRIYSDVLRKERRGDYLGATIQVIPHITNAIKERIIEGGEGHDVVLVEIGGTVGDIESLPFLEAIRQMAVEVGREHTLFMHLTLVPYMAAAGEVKTKPTQHSVKELLSIGIQPDVLICRSDRTVPANERAKIALFCNVPEKAVISLKDIDSIYKIPALLKSQGLDDYICKRFSLNCPEANLSEWEQVIYEEANPVGEVTIGMVGKYVELPDAYKSVVEALKHGGLKNRLTVNIKFIDSQDVETRGVDVLKGLDAILVPGGFGYRGVEGKIMAAGYARENNIPYLGICLGMQVALIEFARHVAGMDGANSTEFVPDCKYPVVALITEWRDADGNLEVRTEDGDLGGTMRVGGQQCHLTEGSLVRQMYGEPTIIERHRHRYEVNNMLLKQIEAAGLRVAGVSADRKLVEIVEIPDHPWFVACQFHPEFTSTPRDGHPLFAGFVKAAGAYQKRQVK, from the coding sequence ATGACAACTAATTATATTTTTGTGACCGGCGGGGTCGTATCCTCTCTGGGTAAAGGCATTGCCGCAGCCTCCCTCGCGGCTATTCTCGAAGCCCGTGGCCTCAACGTGACCATCATGAAACTGGACCCGTATATCAATGTGGATCCGGGCACGATGAGCCCGACGCAGCACGGCGAAGTGTTTGTCACCGAAGATGGCGCTGAAACCGATCTCGACTTGGGTCACTACGAGCGTTTTATTCGTACAAAGATGACGCGCCGCAATAACTTCACCACCGGACGCATCTATTCTGACGTTCTGCGTAAGGAGCGTCGGGGTGACTATCTGGGGGCGACCATTCAGGTCATTCCGCACATCACCAACGCCATTAAAGAACGTATTATCGAAGGCGGCGAAGGCCATGACGTGGTGCTGGTAGAAATCGGCGGTACGGTTGGTGATATCGAGTCTCTGCCGTTTCTTGAAGCGATTCGGCAAATGGCAGTGGAAGTGGGCCGCGAGCACACCCTGTTTATGCACCTGACGCTGGTGCCGTACATGGCTGCGGCGGGTGAGGTGAAAACCAAGCCGACTCAGCATTCAGTGAAAGAATTGCTGTCTATCGGTATCCAGCCTGACGTGTTGATTTGCCGTTCCGACCGCACTGTACCGGCTAACGAGCGCGCAAAAATTGCGCTGTTCTGTAACGTGCCGGAGAAAGCGGTTATCTCGCTGAAGGACATTGATTCCATTTATAAAATTCCAGCGCTATTGAAATCTCAGGGTCTGGACGATTATATTTGTAAACGATTCAGCTTGAACTGTCCGGAAGCAAACCTGTCAGAATGGGAGCAGGTGATTTACGAAGAAGCCAATCCGGTTGGTGAAGTGACCATCGGTATGGTCGGCAAGTATGTAGAACTGCCGGATGCGTACAAGTCAGTCGTTGAAGCGTTGAAGCATGGCGGTTTGAAGAACCGTCTGACGGTGAATATCAAGTTCATTGATTCGCAGGATGTTGAAACCCGCGGTGTCGATGTACTGAAAGGTTTAGATGCGATTCTGGTGCCGGGCGGGTTTGGTTACCGCGGGGTGGAAGGGAAAATCATGGCGGCAGGTTATGCCCGTGAGAACAACATCCCTTACCTGGGCATCTGTCTGGGCATGCAGGTGGCGCTGATCGAGTTCGCTCGCCATGTCGCCGGTATGGACGGCGCCAACTCTACCGAGTTTGTGCCAGACTGTAAGTACCCGGTGGTGGCGCTGATTACCGAATGGCGTGATGCGGATGGTAATCTTGAAGTGCGTACTGAAGATGGCGACCTTGGCGGCACGATGCGTGTTGGCGGGCAGCAGTGCCATCTGACAGAAGGCAGCCTGGTGCGTCAGATGTACGGTGAGCCGACGATCATTGAACGTCATCGCCACCGTTACGAAGTCAACAATATGTTGTTAAAACAGATTGAGGCGGCGGGATTACGTGTTGCTGGTGTCTCCGCAGACCGCAAGCTGGTTGAGATTGTCGAAATTCCTGATCATCCGTGGTTCGTGGCGTGTCAGTTCCATCCGGAATTTACCTCCACACCGCGTGACGGGCACCCGCTGTTCGCCGGCTTTGTCAAAGCCGCCGGGGCGTACCAGAAGCGTCAGGTGAAGTAA